A single Phycisphaerae bacterium DNA region contains:
- a CDS encoding EF-hand domain-containing protein encodes MVARFFSARIALFLLLGLGVKVAAAQPPQGPPRPGGDRGAGEGRPAMIFDRMDANGDGVIDRAEFLAFRDGIRDRISDRDGRRGPADRGFGEGRGGWKGPGGPDGERGMWQRDRDRRGPGRGETRDRSGGPMREGGRDGAHLERLRGVIEESVNDVLQGYPPELRRDVIEAVINGLRHAHERTMGERGGPRGGDWRRGGPDRRDGRRPDAGPGERDGARFGPGKGPDGPPPPPMGGPRRPGWQKPGRDGPPDAKGETPPAADAGRAGRGADMRDGLPHEGRPGELGQQMQFRRMDRNSDGFVTAEEFPGGPERFKAIDRNNDGRLSKEELRDAMRRFRDGGDQGQRPDAARPGQGRGERNARRVVI; translated from the coding sequence ATGGTTGCTCGATTTTTCTCAGCGCGGATCGCGTTGTTTCTTCTGCTTGGTTTGGGAGTGAAAGTTGCCGCGGCTCAGCCGCCCCAGGGTCCACCGCGTCCGGGTGGTGACCGCGGCGCGGGCGAAGGGCGTCCCGCAATGATTTTTGATCGCATGGATGCCAATGGCGATGGCGTCATCGATCGAGCCGAGTTTCTTGCATTTCGCGATGGGATTCGTGACCGGATCAGTGATCGCGATGGACGTCGCGGACCGGCTGACCGCGGCTTTGGGGAAGGGCGTGGCGGCTGGAAGGGACCGGGCGGCCCCGATGGCGAGCGAGGCATGTGGCAACGGGACCGCGATCGGCGTGGACCGGGACGAGGGGAAACGCGTGACCGATCGGGTGGACCGATGCGGGAAGGCGGGCGGGACGGTGCGCATCTGGAGCGGCTTCGCGGCGTCATTGAGGAATCTGTTAATGACGTCTTGCAGGGATATCCGCCAGAGCTTCGGCGCGACGTGATCGAGGCGGTCATCAATGGGTTGCGTCATGCCCACGAGAGGACGATGGGTGAACGCGGCGGACCGCGCGGCGGCGATTGGCGACGCGGCGGGCCCGATCGACGGGACGGCCGGCGACCCGACGCAGGTCCGGGCGAACGGGATGGTGCACGCTTCGGTCCGGGCAAGGGGCCGGATGGTCCTCCGCCTCCGCCGATGGGTGGACCGCGTCGACCGGGTTGGCAGAAGCCTGGACGGGACGGCCCGCCGGATGCCAAGGGCGAGACACCTCCGGCGGCGGACGCGGGTCGGGCAGGACGAGGCGCGGACATGCGGGATGGATTGCCGCATGAGGGTCGGCCGGGCGAACTCGGGCAGCAAATGCAGTTTCGCCGCATGGACAGGAACAGTGACGGATTCGTGACGGCTGAGGAGTTCCCGGGCGGCCCCGAACGATTCAAGGCGATCGACCGGAACAACGACGGAAGACTATCGAAGGAAGAGCTTCGCGATGCGATGCGACGATTTCGTGATGGCGGCGATCAGGGCCAGCGGCCTGATGCGGCGCGCCCCGGCCAGGGTCGCGGCGAAAGAAATGCTCGGCGCGTCGTGATTTGA